The bacterium genome contains the following window.
CGAGAGGGACCACTAGTTGCCGACCAGGAGTGCCAGGCCCCTTCTGCTCAAGGGTGGGACGGTGGTGGACCCCGCCCGGGGCCTTTACGCCAAGGCCGACGTGCTGTTGCGCGGGGGGCGGGTGGCCGCCGTGGAACGGGGGCTCGTCGAGCCGACGGCGGAAGTCGTTGACTGCGGCGAGCTCTTCGTCGTGCCCGGCCTGGTGGATATGCACGTCCACCTGCGCGAGCCGGGGCTGGAGGACAAGGAGACCATCGCCACCGGCACGCGGGCGGCGGCGCTGGGCGGGTTCACATCCATCGCCTGCAAGGCGAACACCGGCCAGTTCGTGGACAACGAGGCGGCGGTGGAGTACGTCCGCTACATCGCGGAGCTGCGCGGGCTGGTGAACGTCTTTCCCATCGCGGCCCTGACCGAGGGGCTGGCCGGGGCCGGAATCGCCCCGCTCCGCGAACTCCGGGAGGCCGGGGCGGTCGCCCTCTCCGACGACGGCCACCCGGTCCGACGGTCCGGCCTCCTCCTCAACGCCCTCAAGTACGCCCGGGACGCAGGTTTTCTGGTCATCAGCCACGCCGAGGAGGAGGCGCTCTCCGGGGGCGGCGTGGTGTCCGCGGGTCCATCGGCCACGGCGGCCGGGCTGGAGCCCATCCTGGCCGAGGCCGAGGACGTGGGGACGGTGCGCGACATCCTCGTGGCGGCCAGGGTCGGGGTGCCGCTCCACGTGGACCACGTCTCCACGGCCCGTTCCGTGGAGACGGTGCGCGACGCCAGGCGGCGAGGGTTCGACGTCACCGCCGAGGCGACGCCCCACCACTTCTGCCTGGACCAGTCTTCCCTTCCGGACGATTTCGACCCCAGGACCAAGGTCAACCCCCCGATAAGGACCGCCGCGGACCGCGAGGCGGTCGTCGCCGGCCTGCGGGACGGGACGTTGGAGATAATCGCCAGCGACCACGCCCCGCACACCCTGGCGGAGAAGGATCAGCCCTACCAAACGGCCCCCTTCGGCATCGTGGGGCTGGAGACGACGTTGGGGCTGACGCTGACGTATCTGGTGGAGCCGGGCCATCTATCCTTCGGCGAGGCGGTGGAGCGGCTCTCCACGAATCCGGCGCGGCGGCTGGGGCTTACCGGAAAGGGAAAACTCGGGGTGGGCTCGGCAGCCGACGTGACGGTGATTGACCGGGGCGCGCGGTGGACGGTTGACCCGGAAAAATTTGCCGGTAAGGGGGTAAACACGCCCTTCGCCGGTTGGGAGCTCACCGGCCGCGCCGTTTACGTTGTGGTCGGGGGGCGGGTCGTGATGGCCGACGGCGAGCTCGTTGGGAGTTGACGCCATGCCGGTTGACGAGTTGCGGATCAACGGCGACCGCGTGGAGACCATCCTCCATCTGGCGAAGGTCCTGGCCTTCACCCGGGACCGCGGGGTCATCGAGAATTTCCGGCGGTCCATCCTTCTGCTGGAGCCGCTCGTGGACCGATCCCTGCTCTCCGGGGACGAGGGACGGCTGTTCGAGGAATCGGTGCGCCTCGCCCGGGAACTCTGTCCGTGACCGCCCGGAGCATTTTTTCGCCATGACGACCGGATTCATCACCCGTCGGATAGGCTCAACCCGCGGCCAGCGCGGGTTGACCCTCATCGAACTTATAATCGCCATGGCGATTTTCGCCATAATCATGGTGCCGATGGTGCTC
Protein-coding sequences here:
- a CDS encoding dihydroorotase, translated to MPTRSARPLLLKGGTVVDPARGLYAKADVLLRGGRVAAVERGLVEPTAEVVDCGELFVVPGLVDMHVHLREPGLEDKETIATGTRAAALGGFTSIACKANTGQFVDNEAAVEYVRYIAELRGLVNVFPIAALTEGLAGAGIAPLRELREAGAVALSDDGHPVRRSGLLLNALKYARDAGFLVISHAEEEALSGGGVVSAGPSATAAGLEPILAEAEDVGTVRDILVAARVGVPLHVDHVSTARSVETVRDARRRGFDVTAEATPHHFCLDQSSLPDDFDPRTKVNPPIRTAADREAVVAGLRDGTLEIIASDHAPHTLAEKDQPYQTAPFGIVGLETTLGLTLTYLVEPGHLSFGEAVERLSTNPARRLGLTGKGKLGVGSAADVTVIDRGARWTVDPEKFAGKGVNTPFAGWELTGRAVYVVVGGRVVMADGELVGS